A segment of the Candidatus Sumerlaea chitinivorans genome:
TGGTGTTTGCGAGCTGATATGCGTCATCGAATCGCCCACTCCCAAGAATGGCCGCAAAGGCCATTACTCTTAGCAAGCCCGTGATGCGGCTAAGTAATGTGAGAAACGAAAACGTCGTCGTATGGCGAAGTACTTTGTTCACGCTTGCGCGAAACGATTGACGCGTTCGTCAGGCTCGGTCAATTTCGATATTGTTAGCTTCACGCGGACTTTCTCGAATAGCAATCCAAGCCGTTTCCTATTAGAGTAACGCTGCGTGTTTGAATCTTTATGTCCATTCAGTGGGTGGATTGAGCATGGCCCTAATTAGAATGCCTCGACTAAGCGATTCTATGGAAGAAGGAAAACTCCTGAGATGGTGCGTTCGACCGGGTGATTTTGTAAAAGTTGGCGACGTCATTGCCGAAATTGAAACTGACAAAGCCAATATGGAGATTGAGGCCGTTGAGCAGGGATGGATTGCTGAGCTCTTTGGCAAGCCGGGGGATCTGATTCCGGTCGGAGAGCCAATCGTGCGTCTCACTTCGTCTCTTGAGGAGGTTGCGAAAGCTGAGGGGAGTAACGCCCACGTTCCAGCGGAGACCATTCTTCTTGAAGACATTGTAGGTACTGAGACCGAGCTGCCAACCGATGCGGACGGTTCGAGAGCCTCTTGTTCAGCTGACAATGCCTCCCCCCTTGCGAAACAACGCGCTGCGGAGTTGGGAGTTGACATCGCTACGGTGCAGGGGACGGGGCCAGGTGGTCGGGTCATGGAAGCAGATGTTGTGGCGGCCGCAAAGGTTGTAAAGCGAAGTGGGATGGTCTCAGCGCAGGAGACTGGCACGATCGCTTTGAGCGAACTCCAACAGGTTGCCACAGAGAGGCAAAATCAGTCACATGACGAATGCCCACCGCCGTGTTGCGCTCAGATGGTAGATTCACGGGGGCTATCTTTGCGCACGCTGATAAACGCGGGCTCGGTCGCCGGGTGGCTACCCGCCCTTCAAGCACGTCTCAATCTTCCAGCAGGATGTCATGGCGACCATCTGATTCCGCCAATTGTGGCCAAGGCGGCCGTGCATGCGCTGGACAGCGTACCAGAACTTCGCGATCAAATTACTCATCCAGAAGCAACACGAGGAACCGCGGCCTTTGCCGTGCGATGCCGCGATCGTGTGCTTTACCCCGTCATGCGAGCAATCCATGCGTTAAGTCTGGGCGAGGCGATTCGCAACTATTGGGAACTACGAGAAAGGTGTTTGGCTGGGTCACTTCTTGAGAGCGAGTGTCGGGGCGCAGAGTTTGTCGTCGACGATCTGCGCCCGTGGGGTGTGGAAGCACCGACCATTTACGTGCGCCAGCACTCTGTCCCCGTAGTTTGCGTCGGCGCAGCGGTGGGAATGGAGCCTTCCTTCTGGACCATTTCAGCTTCTTTTGCCACGGGCGACAAGCTTGATCCAGCCTTAGTCGCAGAATTTTTACGGTCTTTGCGTTTGTTCCTCGAACAACCCGTGCTCATGTGTCAGTGAGAGAGAAAGGATTTGTTCCGACGAGATGGTTAGCTTCATTGGGCACCCAAGCGTATAGGCAAGAGACGATACCGATGACGCTTGCTCCCGAAGTCTTATGCGTTGATTCCGGGCTGAACGCGGAATGGTGGGGAACCTGTGATTATTTTGCTGCGTTGTCGCGCATGGAGGCGCTGCAACATTCACTCATTGAAGGTAGAGGGGAGAACGTTGTCGCTTACCTCGAGCACCTACCAGTGATAACGTATGGCCGGGCGACTCCACGTGAGGATTTGCCGCGAGTGAAATTCGAATGCCCTGTGGTAGAGGTCCCGCGCGGTGGGCTCGCCACATATCATGGTCCCGGGCAACTCGTCGGTTATTGTATCGTCAATCTTCGACTCCAACAGGGGGACAGCTCACCGGACATTCATTCATATATTCGCGCGCTCGAGCAGGCGCTTATCGAGTTCATACGCGACACGTGGGAACTCCCGGCGGTGCGTAGTCTTGGCCGTACGGGTGTGTGGGTTCACGCCCACAACGGGCAGCTCCGAAAGATCGCGTCCATTGGCATCCACGTGCGCCGCTGGGTCACCTCTCATGGCTTTGCTCTCAATCTCGCCTCCGACCTCTCGATGTTCCGCAAGATCGTCCCATGTGGCATACGCGATGCGGAAATGACTTCTGTAGAACGTGAATTGCGGGAGCGTGGGCGACTCTCTGAGGCGCAGCTTGTGACGCAAGGCGACGCCCTTAGAAGAATAGCGAAGCTTTTTCATCCCTATCTCGTAACACAATTCCGAGCTGGTGGCTGGCTATCTGAGTCCTAAAGTAGACGCCTAACCAAGTGACAGAAAGAACAATGCAACAAGTAGAACTGCGCAGACATCCCGAGTGGATCCGCGCCAAAATGCCTGACACAGGGCACTTTGCGCAGACCGTGTCCATCCTGCGTTCATTGAACCTACACACCGTCTGCGAGGAAGCAGAGTGTCCGAATCGCGGCGAATGCTACGCACATCGAACGGCGACTTTTATGATTTTGGGCAATGTCTGCACTCGGCGCTGCTCATTTTGTGCAGTCACTAAAGCCAATCCGCAAGCTGCGCCTCCAGATCCGGAAGAGCCAGCACGGCTTGCAGAGGCTGTTGTGCGCTTAGGACTTCAGCACGTCGTCATTACCAGCGTGAATCGCGACGACCTGCCGGACCAAGGGGCAGGCCATTTTGCAGCGTGCGTTTGTGCCGTGAAAAGCCGCGTACCAGAAGCGCGAATCGAGGTCCTAATCCCTGATTTTCGTGGTGACCGTGAATTGCTTCGAACAGTGGTTCATTCACCCATCACTGTCTTGAATCATAACGTGGAGACGGTTCCCCGACTTTACCCTAAAGTCCGGCCGGGTGCACGCTACGATCGCTCTGTGCTCCTGCTTTACGAGGCAAAGCGCATGCGCCCGGATTTGGTTACGAAGACGGGTCTAATGCTTGGCATGGGGGAAACCGCAGATGAGATTCGGGCGGTCCTTGCTGATTTGCGGGAAGTCAACTGTGACGTACTGACGTTGGGCCAATACCTATCCCCTTCTGCCGAAAACGTTCCGGTTGCACGCTACGTTCACCCCACCGAATTTGCGGCTTGGGGGGAGGAGGCCCGTGCGATGGGATTTGCTCACGTGGAATCTGGCCCCCTGGTGCGAAGTTCCTATCACGCATGGAGCCACGTGCCGACGAATCGAGGCTGATTTGACGCCCATGCCCCAAAGAAGCTTATTTTTAAAATGCTAAGTCATCGTGGATTTTGATATTTCTTCAGCAACCTCAAGGAATAGTCGAGTTCTCTTAGAAGGGGTCTTGCAAACACAACGTCCCACAAGATGTTTTCTTGCCTTTATAAACTCCCAGATTGAGGAACTCATCCGTGGTCTTGGTACAGGATTTTCTGCTCTACTTATGGATTGCCGCCCTTGCGTACGGGGTGGGGTTTAGGAGCCTCCGTGCCACCGGATGGATTGCGTCTGGGGGTGCGGAGACATTCTGGCTAAGCACAACGCTTGGCTTGGGGTTTCTGACGGCATTAGTTTTTGCTTTAGGCTGTTTCCATCTCTTTACGCCGCTGGTCGTCTTTGGCATTTTGGTCCTTCTGACCGCTTGGCTCCTCTCACAGGGTGAACACAAGTTCCATAATGGCTCTGCGGCTGAGATGTTTTTGCGCTTTGTGAAGGCAGGCCTCGGGCTTGCTCGCCGGTATCCTCTACGAACTGTAGCGCTCGGGGTGGTGGTTTTTGCAGCTTTTCTGGGGTGCGGTGCGCCTGAGGTTCGGGGTGACCCGATTATTTACCACATCACGGAAGCATGGCTCTTCGTCGTGAATCGGGGCCACGTGAATATCCCGTCGTCGGCACTCACCTACATTCCTCAGAATCAGCAGCTTCTTTACGCGCTTGCCCTTTTGCTCGGCTCAGACTCCCTCGCAAAACTCTTTCACTGGACTATGGGGGTGTTGCTGCTTGCTGGTACTTACGTAGGGGCCTTGCGACTGGGATTGGAGAGGAAGAGTGCACTCATTTCCTCACTCTTAGTTGCGTTGGTTCCTACGTGGTTTTATCTCGCCACCACTACTTATATAGACTTGGCCACGGCGAATTACCTTTTGGCCAGTGTCTATTTAGGCACGATAGGGTTATGGACCACCGCTTCCAACCGAACGTTCTCAGGTATTCTTGCAGGCTTTTGCCTCGGAATGGCGGTCGGAACGAAATACACTGCTGGAGTTGTTGGAGCGCTTCCTCTCCTCGTAGCCTCGGCTTACCTCGGAATCGTTACTCAGCGAAAGAGCGGGCGCTTGAACTGGCACGATATCGCCTCACCCCTCGTTGTCCTCGCCGTCACAGCATGTGTTGTTTTTGCGCCGTGGCTTGTCCGCAATTGGCTTTGGACAGGCAATCCTGTTGCTCCCAGTTTTATGAGATGGCTCGGCCCAGTTGACGCCCCGGAGGAAACCAAGGCTTCTCCAGACATCCAAGCCTTTGCTCTGGGTGCTGACTGGACGATCAGCGGTATGTTGCAATCTTATGCCCACATGTTCTGGGCGTTTACGGATTACGGCAATTACTTGCCAGTCATTGCTTTGCTTTTGGGGCTGAGTCATTTAGCCGTGCGTGCTCTGAGGGGAAGGAAGGACGAGCTTTGCGAGGATGTTCACACGGTAGTGCACTCCCTGATCATCTTTCTTGTGATCGCTTTTCTGCTCGGTGTTCCGCTTGCCTCGGTTCGGCGCGATTCGCGTTATGTGATGTGCCACACGGCAATCTTGGCAATGTTAGTTGTATATTTCTTCGAGATCACAGTTACCAGTCTGGCAACTTACGAACGTAAGTTGCGCCGTTTTGCCGGTGGGGTCGTTGGCTTACTCTTTGGTGCATGGGTCATCGCAAGCTACTGGAAGTACCAGGACTTGCGGGAGATTTGCTGGCCAGTGTTCGATCGCCAAAGTCGTGAGAGGTACTGCGCTGCTCGCCTCTCGAACTACTACGCAAACCTTAGGGTTGGGGACCTTGTGAAACCCGAGGAGGGGAAAGTGGTTGGTGCAGCCTATCCAGCGCGCGTTCATTATGTGCTGGGGGGAAATCCGGTAACTCCGGACTTGCTAAGGCGACAGGTCACCGAGCATCTCGTCCCGGAGGATCTTGCACCACTGCGCAGACAAGGGGTTCGCTTCCTTTTTGGCAAGGTCGCACCTACGCTCCAGCCGTACGTGAGACTGCGCGGATACGCAGCGAATCGCCCGCTCTGGGAGATTGTTCGGGAACCCTGAGGAGATCCTCTTGTTTAGGGTGTACGGGCACTCCGGATTTCAAAGTCAGGTTTCCCGTGTTTCTTAACAATTTTGTCGAGGACGCCGTTGATAAATGCCGGCGCCTGATCAGGAGCGTAAAGTTTTGCGAGCTCCAAGTACTCGTTGATGGTAACGCGTGGCGGGATGTCTGCCTTGTGAAGTATTTCCACCGCACCAAGGAGCAAGAGGGACCTTTCCACAAGCCCGAGGCGCTCCAAACGCCAATGCTCGAGCACACTTTGAATCTCCGCCTCCAGCTGGGGGCGGTGTGAATCCACCAGCTTAGCCAGCTCCTTGGTGAAATCTGGCAGTTGGGCCCACTGCGGATTCATTGTTGTGAGAAGCTCGAGCGTCTCGTCCATGGAATAGCTGGTGCACAATTGAGCAAACGTGGCTAACATGGCCAGTCGTCGGGCTTCGCGTCGCTTTGGGCGTGGAGACGTGTTGTTCATTGTGGTCTCTTTTCTAAAAGAAGCTGCATTGAAGTGAGGGTTTCAACAGTTTCGTGATAAGTTGACTCGCATCGCATGGCAGGGGCGTGCACCTATCGCTAATTCAGCGTAAGCGCCTGCGTGAGACGCAAATAGTGTGGCTGAAACGCCGGGTCATTTTGCGCAAAATAGTCGTTGAGAGCGTTGTAAATGATGATTGCTGTGAGGCGCTGAAAACGCGGATTTACGAGGTAGCGCAACTCGTCTGTGTTCGTAATGAATCCGACCTCGATGAGAACTGCCGGCATGTAGAAGTTCTTTAAGACGACGAAGTTGGCGCTCTTAATGCCCCGCACGTATGCAGCGAAGTAGGGATGCTGCTGAAACCGCGTGAGAAGAGATTTTGCAACAAGGTAGCTTTCGTACTGCCAATCTTCCAGTTTTCCCCGCTCGAGGTCTGTAAGTATTTGTCTCAGGAGAGGCGTCCCCTGCGTTGTTGGGCCGCCATTCGTTCCTACATCCATATTCTCACGTTCAGCGACTGCTTTTGCTGCAGCGTCAGCCGTTCCTTTTTCGCTCAAATAAAAAAACTCGATTCCACGAGCGTTGGGATTTCCCGCGCCGTCGTTCATGTGAAGTGATAGAAAGAGGTCGCCTTGGTTTTGTTCTGCAAAGCGAACGCGGTCTTCTAAACTGAGCAAACGATCATCGGTGCGCGTCAAAAAGGCTACCATGTTCGGCGACCCATCGATTACCTTCTTAAGGTGATACGCAAATTGCATGGTGAGGTCTTTTTCGAGAACAGGTTGTCCCCCGATCAAGATCGGTGCTTTTGCGCCTTGGTTGGCCCCGCCATGTCCCGGGTCTATGATGATGTACTTCTTTTTTCCTGACGAGCCCGATCGGTTGCCCAATCGCTGAGGCTCCGGGATGCTGGGTGTATGAATCACGACTTGTTGATCGCGAATGACGATGGGATTTGTGGGCGTGACTGAGCTTAGCTCCGTGGAATAGGTGACGTTGGCTGAATCGGTTGGAGGTGGTGTGGGTAGCTCGGCCTTAAATACCGTGTCTATGATCAGGCGTGGTGGTGAGTCAAGTTTGTGCACGGCAAATTCTGCGTTCAGATTCTTGACGTAGAAAACAAATCGCAGAACTCCATACTCAGGATACGAGATCGCCTCAACTTGTCGAAGAAGTGCGTCGTCGATCGGCAAAATTCGGCGTTTGTAGACGAGCGAGATTCCATAGACGTCTACGTAGAAATAGCCTTTATCCTTAATTGCGTCGACGCTGTGATAGAGGGGAGATTGGTCGAACTCGACGAGGAACCTATTGAATGTGGGGTGGGAATCCCACGAAATTCGCGTGACCTGAGTGGCAATGGCTCCCGAGCAAACACATGTGACAAGCAGTCCCCAGAGGCAAAAGACAAGGCGTTGGCCCCGCCACAGCATACGGTAGCTCGAACTCACGCAACTCCTCGTTTATTGTCTGTTGCGAGTTTTGCCTCAGTATTCAATTGCCCGGTCAGAGGCGTTGCTCCTGCAAACTTGGTCTTACCTGTCACGCTTAAGAGGCTGCCAAGGTTGCCAGGTGGGCTTCTACTTGTTTCTTGGCGTCCTCACTTTCAGCAGTGGCGAGGAACTTTTCCCAGGCTTGCTTTGCATCGTCGACCTTCCCTGCTCGCTCAAGGCACAAGGCAAGATTGTACCAAGCATCTGCAAATGATGGATCGTCCGTTACCGCGCTCTTGAGCAAACGGATTGCCTTAGCCCAATCTTCTTTGTGAATCGCGGTCCAAGCAAAATTGAAATAATCCACGGCATCCCGAGGCTTCATGCCAATTTTTTCCGCGATCTCCAGCTGAAGGAGCGCGTCCTCGAGATCGAGGCGGTTTTCGTTGTCCCAATGCACAAGCGAGTGGTAAAGCGTGAAACCGTACCGGCGCATGGCTTCGTCAAGGTTTTCCCGGACAACTTGCCGATACCTTTCTAATTCCGCATCGTAAAGATCCTGCTCGAACGCGCTGTCGTCTTGAACACCATTTACGAGGTCGGATTTGTCAGTCATGAGGAGCCCACCACTCTTTTCAGTAATTGTTTCTTCCCACGCCACCTTTTCCGAAAGGTGAACTCTTGGGATCTCTTCGCAACGATCGCAGCACTATAGTGTTTGCTGCCAACTTTTATTTTCGCCCCAGCGGACCGGCCGACTACTCTGTCCCTGCACTGGGGGGAGATGGGGGAGAGGCTTCGTTTTCATAACCTTTCACTATGCACTCTGTGGGAGTAACGGTCAGAGGTGACGTTGCAACGTGCCCGCTCAGGCAATGTACGATGCTTAGGATGTGCTGAGCGATTGTTTCAGGGGGCCATAAGACAGTGGGTAGGTTTTGCGTCCAAGGGTAGCGGACCGCCGGCCACGCAATAGCGACGAGCTTCAGAGTCTCGGAAAAACGTTGGGTATTCAGAGCTGTGCTCAGCGCTGTGAGTGCCCCATAGGTCAACTCTGTTCCCACAAGGACAATCCCATCGGGAAGCTGACCTTGACACTCATTGAACAAGTCGAGCATGGCGCGGTAGCCCCCGCCGCTTCGAGCGGTTGCGTGGTAGATGAACTCTGGTTTCAAGGTTGCACCTTGTTGGATTACACTCTCACGAAGCCCACCAAGCAATTGCTGCATGGAAGGTGTGTCTGGACTCTCTGGAAGGAGAGCTCCAAGGACTTCGCCTGCGGTGGGACAAAGTGCCTTAGCTGCCAGTTTTCCGGCCGCAGAAAAGTCCA
Coding sequences within it:
- a CDS encoding Octanoate-[acyl-carrier-protein]-protein-N-octanoyltransferase — translated: MTLAPEVLCVDSGLNAEWWGTCDYFAALSRMEALQHSLIEGRGENVVAYLEHLPVITYGRATPREDLPRVKFECPVVEVPRGGLATYHGPGQLVGYCIVNLRLQQGDSSPDIHSYIRALEQALIEFIRDTWELPAVRSLGRTGVWVHAHNGQLRKIASIGIHVRRWVTSHGFALNLASDLSMFRKIVPCGIRDAEMTSVERELRERGRLSEAQLVTQGDALRRIAKLFHPYLVTQFRAGGWLSES
- a CDS encoding N-acetylmuramoyl-L-alanine amidase, whose amino-acid sequence is MSSSYRMLWRGQRLVFCLWGLLVTCVCSGAIATQVTRISWDSHPTFNRFLVEFDQSPLYHSVDAIKDKGYFYVDVYGISLVYKRRILPIDDALLRQVEAISYPEYGVLRFVFYVKNLNAEFAVHKLDSPPRLIIDTVFKAELPTPPPTDSANVTYSTELSSVTPTNPIVIRDQQVVIHTPSIPEPQRLGNRSGSSGKKKYIIIDPGHGGANQGAKAPILIGGQPVLEKDLTMQFAYHLKKVIDGSPNMVAFLTRTDDRLLSLEDRVRFAEQNQGDLFLSLHMNDGAGNPNARGIEFFYLSEKGTADAAAKAVAERENMDVGTNGGPTTQGTPLLRQILTDLERGKLEDWQYESYLVAKSLLTRFQQHPYFAAYVRGIKSANFVVLKNFYMPAVLIEVGFITNTDELRYLVNPRFQRLTAIIIYNALNDYFAQNDPAFQPHYLRLTQALTLN
- a CDS encoding Transcription termination protein NusB, coding for MNNTSPRPKRREARRLAMLATFAQLCTSYSMDETLELLTTMNPQWAQLPDFTKELAKLVDSHRPQLEAEIQSVLEHWRLERLGLVERSLLLLGAVEILHKADIPPRVTINEYLELAKLYAPDQAPAFINGVLDKIVKKHGKPDFEIRSARTP
- a CDS encoding Transcriptional regulator, GntR family yields the protein MTSDARYIKLYRLLRSQIERGRFQPGQLFYSQNELMRKFRLSYSTVSHALDQLERDGLIARKQGKGTFVQEHFEPAGRAVTPIQHRVIEVYYQPPRFEFDYVPPDAIFLALQPSVPHPMECKLNPYPADSTALYESVLRPHIAVQIFYDPPSSLAEFIADASAVHPVLVVGKEPLNSETLFVSLDFSAAGKLAAKALCPTAGEVLGALLPESPDTPSMQQLLGGLRESVIQQGATLKPEFIYHATARSGGGYRAMLDLFNECQGQLPDGIVLVGTELTYGALTALSTALNTQRFSETLKLVAIAWPAVRYPWTQNLPTVLWPPETIAQHILSIVHCLSGHVATSPLTVTPTECIVKGYENEASPPSPPSAGTE
- a CDS encoding Dihydrolipoamide acetyltransferase component of pyruvate dehydrogenase complex, with protein sequence MEEGKLLRWCVRPGDFVKVGDVIAEIETDKANMEIEAVEQGWIAELFGKPGDLIPVGEPIVRLTSSLEEVAKAEGSNAHVPAETILLEDIVGTETELPTDADGSRASCSADNASPLAKQRAAELGVDIATVQGTGPGGRVMEADVVAAAKVVKRSGMVSAQETGTIALSELQQVATERQNQSHDECPPPCCAQMVDSRGLSLRTLINAGSVAGWLPALQARLNLPAGCHGDHLIPPIVAKAAVHALDSVPELRDQITHPEATRGTAAFAVRCRDRVLYPVMRAIHALSLGEAIRNYWELRERCLAGSLLESECRGAEFVVDDLRPWGVEAPTIYVRQHSVPVVCVGAAVGMEPSFWTISASFATGDKLDPALVAEFLRSLRLFLEQPVLMCQ
- a CDS encoding Lipoate synthase; translated protein: MQQVELRRHPEWIRAKMPDTGHFAQTVSILRSLNLHTVCEEAECPNRGECYAHRTATFMILGNVCTRRCSFCAVTKANPQAAPPDPEEPARLAEAVVRLGLQHVVITSVNRDDLPDQGAGHFAACVCAVKSRVPEARIEVLIPDFRGDRELLRTVVHSPITVLNHNVETVPRLYPKVRPGARYDRSVLLLYEAKRMRPDLVTKTGLMLGMGETADEIRAVLADLREVNCDVLTLGQYLSPSAENVPVARYVHPTEFAAWGEEARAMGFAHVESGPLVRSSYHAWSHVPTNRG
- a CDS encoding Membrane protein gives rise to the protein MVLVQDFLLYLWIAALAYGVGFRSLRATGWIASGGAETFWLSTTLGLGFLTALVFALGCFHLFTPLVVFGILVLLTAWLLSQGEHKFHNGSAAEMFLRFVKAGLGLARRYPLRTVALGVVVFAAFLGCGAPEVRGDPIIYHITEAWLFVVNRGHVNIPSSALTYIPQNQQLLYALALLLGSDSLAKLFHWTMGVLLLAGTYVGALRLGLERKSALISSLLVALVPTWFYLATTTYIDLATANYLLASVYLGTIGLWTTASNRTFSGILAGFCLGMAVGTKYTAGVVGALPLLVASAYLGIVTQRKSGRLNWHDIASPLVVLAVTACVVFAPWLVRNWLWTGNPVAPSFMRWLGPVDAPEETKASPDIQAFALGADWTISGMLQSYAHMFWAFTDYGNYLPVIALLLGLSHLAVRALRGRKDELCEDVHTVVHSLIIFLVIAFLLGVPLASVRRDSRYVMCHTAILAMLVVYFFEITVTSLATYERKLRRFAGGVVGLLFGAWVIASYWKYQDLREICWPVFDRQSRERYCAARLSNYYANLRVGDLVKPEEGKVVGAAYPARVHYVLGGNPVTPDLLRRQVTEHLVPEDLAPLRRQGVRFLFGKVAPTLQPYVRLRGYAANRPLWEIVREP